The following are encoded together in the Glycine max cultivar Williams 82 chromosome 8, Glycine_max_v4.0, whole genome shotgun sequence genome:
- the LOC100793642 gene encoding geranylgeranyl transferase type-2 subunit beta-like (The RefSeq protein has 1 substitution compared to this genomic sequence), whose protein sequence is MGELATEKHVRYILSVEKRKDNFESVVMEHLRMNGAYWGLTTLDLLGKLHSVDVDEVVSWLMSCQHESGGFGGNVGHDPHILYTLSAVQVLALFDKLNVIDVDKVTSYIVSLQNEDGSFSGDMWGEVDTRFSYIVICCLSILHCLDKINVEKAVKYIISCKNMDGGFGCTPGGESHAGQIFCCVGALAITGSLDLVDKDLLGWWLCERQVKSGGLNGRPEKLPDVCYSWWVLSSLIMIDRVHWISKEKLIKFILDCQDTENGGISDRPDDAVDVFHTFFGVAGLSLLEYPGLKPVDPAYALPVDVVNRIFFTKEGLK, encoded by the exons ATGGGAGAGCTGGCCACTGAGAAACATGTTCGATATATATTATCAGTTGAAAAG AGGAAAGATAACTTTGAATCTGTAGTAATGGAGCATCTGAGAATGAATGGGGCATACTGGGGATTGACCACTCTGGATCTTCTAGGAAAGCTTCATTCTGTCGATGTTGATGAGGTTGTTTCATGGTTGATGAGTTGTCAGCATGAGTCAG GGGGATTTGGTGGAAATGTTGGACATGATCCGCACATCCTGTATACACTAAGTGCTGTGCAGGTGTTGGCTCTCTTTGATAAGCTGAATGTTATTGATGTAGATAAGGTCACAAGTT ACATTGTCAGCCTGCAAAATGAAGATGGATCCTTTTCAGGGGATATGTGGGGTGAAGTTGATACGCG GTTCTCATATATTGCTATTTGTTGTCTATCAATATTACATTGCTTGGATAAAATCAATGTGGAGAAGGCAGTGAAGTACATTATAAGTTGCAAAAATATGGATGGTGGTTTTGGTTGCACTCCTGGTGGGGAATCTCATGCTGGTCAAA TTTTCTGTTGTGTGGGGGCCCTTGCCATAACAGGGTCACTAGATCTTGTTGACAAAGACCTACTTGGTTGGTGGTTATGCGAGCGTCAGGTTAAATCTGGAGGTCTGAATGGGCGTCCTGAGAAACTTCCTGAT GTCTGCTACTCATGGTGGGTTCTTTCTAGCCTGATCATGATTGATAGGGTTCATTGGATCAGTAAGGAGAAGCTTATAAAGTTCATCTTAGACTGCCAG GACACAGAAAACGGTGGAATTTCAGACAGGCCAGATGATGCCGTGGATGTCTTTCATACATTCTTCGGGGTGGCTG GACTTTCACTTCTTGAATATCCAGGGCTGAAACCGGTAGATCCAGCGTATGCTTTACCTGTTGATGTTGTAAATAGAATTTTCTTTACTAAAGAAGGACTTAAGTAG